From the genome of Monomorium pharaonis isolate MP-MQ-018 chromosome 1, ASM1337386v2, whole genome shotgun sequence:
tgtttgtaaattaaattcatataaaattataaaaaatatcttttattgggaaatattttacattggtaatttttaatttaaaaaagttgctACCTTTATGTATCTTAAAAAGATACTAATtgaagtttaaatttaacttgtttataattaattaagttgctaaagttaaagttattaactttttaagtaTAGTTTTCATTaagtttgtattatttatacttctgttttatttgtttttagtcCCATACAATACTGCTAGTACAGCCGGGCGTCAGACCTGAAACAAGAACATATTCTGATTATGAAAGCATCAATGAATGTATggaaggtaaaaatatatgaaaatgataaattataatttatagtaatattgaattataaatgttacttaatttataattttataatgagaCAGatgctttttattatttattttgtatataattataatttttttataaaaatatcaattgtatattagaatttttcaacTGGAATGCTGTGTTGCACAAGTGTGTCGTGGTAATTTTAgagaaagtaaaaagaaacgaaaaatatAGAAGTAAAACATACAAGTGAggtttaaagtaataaaaatttttaattttaaaaattatatattttttttaattaaaataacattgcaatttacacacttttaaaataatgaattaaaaaataaaattgtaaagtttaatatttatctttgaaTGTCTTGGGGATTTCTGATAAAAGATGACTACATAAGAACAAAAttgtgttaaagaaaaaaaagagagggcTAATAGTAAATCTCTTTGACAAATTTAAGAACTTGGTGCTGCTAAATTGAATAAGGAAACAGTGAACTCAATTTGTAAGTAATAACGAATTTAATccgaatattattattttgttatgtttGAAGGTTTAGCAGTGCcaatcttttttacattaaaagtttttaatgtaaaagtttttaatgttacattaaaaattttattttaattttattttgttatttttctaattttttgtaattaaattttacattttattaaatatatttgagttgatagaaaaataaatctaaaaatgggaatacaaagatatatattacttagatcctatatatattattacagttctatattttaagtattaaaaataataaagtagcaataaataaaatggttTAATTTCTGACAATgtccaaaatattaaaaatccatattaaaaatgttaaatttttttttaattaaaaattgaatgaagttgtatttattatcaatgaaatgaataaaaaattgttaaatttacataaaattaaatactattaaataataatgtaattgtgtaaattattatattatgtgtaattatattcaaaagtatttaaagCTCCTGGCCTCTCAGCCAAAAACTCCACATTTATATAGTGGTGATACAGTTATAAGTAATAAGAACTATAAGGcgaaaaaataatgtgttaACAACCCAGTTTATTCTTGTGtgctattttgttattatttactttatgcTGGTGCTGTAGCATATGTGAcatatttgtaaaacttttaaaatagtcCGAAAACTAAAATTAGTGAAGAAAATAGtaagtagaaaaaatattttccattctTTTGACAGTTGTCAAACTGTGTGTTGTCAGATAATTAGGTTTTAACGATTAGGCTATGACACTCATTTTATGATtgtgaaaaggaaaaagtattatttctaAACAATCTTACAAGTGTACTGAAACGGGATCTGAAGTgtcattttattgaaatatctttttatttaaaaatggtgCGCGAGAATTTTCAGTATGATATTTCTAGCCTTTGACATCATGAATTTAGTGACTGGTGAGGGTCCAAAAACCTTAAGATTGATTTTCTAGTATTTGGAACACTGTcagtaaataagtaatttagtATGAGAGAAtgcacacaattttttattattatattacctgtgattgcaaataaattatataaaataactaactttataatattatattaatgagtttatattaatcatttatttattacaggtgtctgtaaaatttatgaagaGCACTTGAAAAGACGAAATCCGAATACTCCAACCATTACTTATGACATTAGTCAGCTATTCGACTTCGTTGATCAATTAACGGATTTGTCTTGTCTTGTATATCAAAAATCAACCAATACCTATGCTCCCTATAATAAGGATTGGATCaaagaaaagatatatgtattattgcGTAGAGCTGCAGGACATGGcgaataaatgatatataagatgcatatatacgtgtgtgttctacataagataattttaagcacatctatattatttgttgtaataaatctataatttacgATATCTTGATGTATGACATATTTTGATGTAATACTTACGTTATATATTACCTTCCTTATTACATATACagtttaaattgaaattaatattcatataattttttatattttaaccaTGTATTCAAGTATGATGTgtctatataaattactatctataaaaattatattaattgcattttaactGATActagtataagatagtatctacagaagaataattatattaatattttcaatcatgagtaaatttcaaattttacacatatattgcTTATTCACTATGTACTACAATGACaaaagaatttcatttaaaagcgatagttttattttttgaagaaaataagcaatataagtattatatacggtagaaaaaaatagaaataatataagttacCATGCTAAAACTGGCTAAAACATGATTTCAttctaatagaaaatatacacTCTCACTCTATCAACTTAGTCTTTTGATTTTAGTCACAAGGCGCATTTATTTAGGAGGTATATAGTGTGTTTGAAAAGTCCAATGTTTATATGGTAGATGCATCATACTGacatgaataaaaaaaggttaataaatattagtaaaaaactCAATTATTTCTGTgagatatatacattttatttacagatatttatacaaaatatatagtgTAATCTTGATATGACTACATGTTTTCATTTCTATATACATTTGACATTCTACAGAGTCACAAGTTCCTATGCAACACTGATTATTGTAGAAAGTTTTCGAAAAGGgttgaattttttacattttatgtagaGGAAAGAAGGCTGTTATGAACTACTTTATGTTGAATTTTGGATAATTGtctaaattacatattttagttttaaaatttatggtCATAATTGTATTCATTCAAAAAAAGGCTTTTAAATGTATACCGTGTCTTGGTATAGCGTTGTATCTATATATAAGTAACACATCAATATATCTACATTTCGGATCCTATTTCTTTATCTATTCTTTCTTtaacctttttcttttttctttcataattttctAAGCATCTTTAGCTATCtctacgcacacacacacacacacacagacagcacacaatatttataagatatttacaaaatatttataatatttgaatattttataaatatttatcccaccaaatattttgtaaatattttgtggcCTTAGATTTCACAGAGcaaaagatttatcataaatattataaaaatatttatgaaatataaatatttaccaaatattactacaaatctttattttttatttaccataaatattgtataaaatatatttagtctatattttaataatatgttgaataaagatttttcatgtataaaatatgtataaaatatataatattttaaaaaaataaatagaaataaagatttataaatatttatcataaatattgtatgctATCTGGGATATGTATCCATAAATATTAAGTGTTTGTAGATCATCACGAAGTGTTAGTTTCTGTATGATCTTTGAAGTTAAACAACATCGACGGTAGTTGATAAGACAATTGGATGGGTGATCGTTTTTCTGATCTGGGGGTCTATACGGTTCTTGGGTGAGTTCACtgtgaaaatgtgaaaagtgagcAACAGTGATTGGTGTATATCGTTAGTTCTAAAAGTATACACCAATCAGTGGAGGCAGTGCtggaaatgtgaaaagtgagtGAACTCGCCCAAGAACCGTAATAGACCCCCAGAAGTTAAGCAATCCTAGATTTCCTAACTATAGTTTACATGAGTATTTTACatatgaatattatatgtgcaatattgtttataactcgtgataataataaaataagtgataaaacatattttaaacacttttatttttttatagattaaaatactttgaaaatagtttcaaaattattattgtaaaaatatgtatgataGATTGTTGATATTTCTGTTTATACATgagtgtaatttaaatttttatttataatataagtacaaaatatttatcacaatattaataagtatttatactttatctttaaatttataataatcttttataccTTGGAAATCTCggatataaaaatacgtactttattaattatagtttatagtacatataaattgatagaaatgtatttcttgtttaagaccattgcacgtacatttcCGTAATCGTAACTGTAAGATTTCGACCGATCATATTGTTCAAATCAGTCGTAATTAACCGACCGAATTAACCAATTGTATTGTTCAATTTCTAACGGCAACGGTTACAgaaatgtacgtgcaatggCCTTTACTGGGTAGAGATTATCCCGATTAAACAATGATACAAATCAtcgaaaaattcttttttttattcttacttttttatttaaagttttcataTAAAGTTTCttcaaaagttacaaaataagaaattttaaaatactttaaattttatatacaaagatCCACAATAAAAAAGGTCGTGTAGATGCGAGAAGTGCGCGTTTGATTGCGCTGTAATTGTTGCCACTTTTCTGCGAGGCTGATTTTGGATTTCTTACTTTACTCACTTCGTATTGTGAGAGTTGTAATTTGACAGTTTAGTTAATACAAGCGCGTACTGCCTGCTagtccttttttaaaaagccaTGTAAACGATTTTATTGTTGACAGTTTTCTGCGATGCtaattggttctctcgctgcgcttgcttcgtgttgcgagagtaactgtcattgcgattgaattttgacagctgtcaaatttgtatagatggttATCGTTATAgtttatctatacaattattgttgtagtttattttcaaaaagtaaacaataaaaacttaaatagcgcgcgcaaagcgcgcgtctgtagtgtctcattcttataaaaaagaatgaagaagaaatgaaaaaatgaagatactttctcaatatttttgaagTGTTCCAATTAGTACAAATTGGAAcacttgtaaaaattttgttaatgttctaaagaattataaaaattaaataaaaattttgaaaaaaatgtataaaattctaacaaaatttttgaaccaATTTATAATgcttaatattgaaatataaaaaa
Proteins encoded in this window:
- the LOC105828264 gene encoding enhancer of rudimentary homolog, which encodes MSHTILLVQPGVRPETRTYSDYESINECMEGVCKIYEEHLKRRNPNTPTITYDISQLFDFVDQLTDLSCLVYQKSTNTYAPYNKDWIKEKIYVLLRRAAGHGE